The following coding sequences are from one Paenarthrobacter ureafaciens window:
- a CDS encoding ABC transporter permease yields MSNIIDPIAEIDESRVADQDVVIGKSRIIFRRFMRNKTAVAGLVIFLALFLFSLFGGFLTPWDKDTIDPLNIGMGPSPEHFFGTTQAGIDLLALIVDGTRTSIFIGLIVGGLSVLISAVYGCTMAFFGGKVDATMLFILEALIMMPAILVVAVATNGGGGLKNLPSWLLLIIVLLFFSWMGTARLVRSLSMSLMQRDYVKAARYMGVPSRRIVWRHLVPNIGSLLVLDFTRGITGAVLAEVAFSFIGIGIKLPDVSLGVLIGQATGQVSSFPWMFWVPLVVMFLLTGSLAMMNDGLRDAFDPSSSSIGRAKRNSGKAVEATQSSKGASK; encoded by the coding sequence ATGAGCAACATCATTGATCCCATCGCCGAAATCGACGAGTCCCGCGTTGCAGACCAGGACGTGGTGATCGGCAAGTCGCGCATCATCTTCCGTCGTTTCATGCGGAACAAAACTGCCGTGGCCGGCCTCGTGATCTTCCTGGCGCTGTTCCTCTTCTCCCTGTTTGGCGGGTTCCTGACCCCGTGGGACAAGGACACCATCGATCCCCTCAACATCGGAATGGGGCCGTCGCCCGAGCACTTCTTCGGCACCACCCAGGCAGGCATCGACCTCCTGGCCCTGATCGTGGACGGCACCAGGACCTCGATCTTCATCGGATTGATCGTTGGTGGCCTTTCCGTGCTGATCTCCGCTGTCTATGGCTGCACCATGGCGTTCTTCGGGGGCAAGGTGGACGCCACCATGCTGTTCATCCTCGAAGCGTTGATCATGATGCCCGCCATCCTGGTTGTCGCCGTCGCCACCAACGGCGGTGGCGGACTCAAGAACCTGCCCAGTTGGCTGCTGCTGATCATCGTCCTGCTGTTCTTCAGCTGGATGGGCACCGCCCGCTTGGTGCGGTCCTTGTCCATGTCCCTCATGCAGCGCGACTACGTCAAGGCCGCCAGGTACATGGGCGTCCCTTCCCGCAGGATTGTGTGGCGGCACCTCGTCCCCAACATTGGCTCCCTCCTGGTGCTCGACTTCACGCGTGGCATCACCGGAGCAGTCCTGGCAGAAGTAGCTTTCTCCTTCATCGGCATCGGCATCAAGCTCCCGGACGTCAGCCTGGGTGTCCTGATCGGCCAGGCAACAGGCCAGGTGTCCTCCTTCCCGTGGATGTTCTGGGTTCCGTTGGTGGTCATGTTCCTCCTGACGGGTTCGCTGGCCATGATGAACGACGGCCTCCGTGACGCTTTCGACCCCAGTTCCAGTTCCATCGGCCGGGCCAAGCGAAACTCCGGCAAAGCAGTCGAAGCTACACAGAGCTCAAAGGGAGCCAGCAAATGA
- a CDS encoding ABC transporter permease: MLKYLLKRSGIYLIMIFLTTSAGYFLAVSTLKPALLEQEKIPRPTPEQVSASFRGLGLDPDANPWQRYVDWLGGIITRWDWGRSPNGAYVNAEFADRVMVSTRLFIASIILTLIIGVALGVYSAARQYKFPDRVITSYSYLVHILPAPIAYFLVQLGAISVNEAVGERIFFVTGISTPGIDPGWPAFVDLVAHYAVPTFAMTIFGWAGYQIAQRQYLLDNVNADFVRTARAKGLTRNQAIRKHALRVSFIPVAQSIAFTIPAIFTGGFFAEAIFAWPGIGLWSIQAIGLQDVNVATATLAYGSVIFAIGAILADFATTLVDPRVRVQ; encoded by the coding sequence ATGCTGAAATATCTGCTGAAGCGGTCGGGAATCTACCTGATCATGATCTTCCTGACCACCAGCGCGGGATACTTCCTGGCTGTCTCTACGCTCAAGCCGGCGCTCCTCGAGCAGGAAAAGATTCCGCGGCCCACCCCGGAACAGGTATCGGCGTCGTTCAGGGGACTGGGATTGGACCCGGATGCCAACCCGTGGCAGCGCTACGTGGACTGGCTCGGCGGCATCATCACACGCTGGGATTGGGGCCGCAGCCCGAACGGAGCGTACGTCAACGCCGAGTTCGCGGACCGCGTGATGGTCTCCACCCGGCTCTTCATCGCCTCCATCATCCTGACCCTCATCATCGGTGTTGCGCTGGGCGTCTACTCGGCAGCCCGGCAGTACAAGTTCCCGGACAGGGTTATCACCTCCTACAGCTACTTGGTCCACATTCTCCCCGCGCCGATCGCCTACTTCCTGGTGCAGCTGGGTGCCATCAGCGTCAACGAGGCGGTGGGGGAGCGCATCTTCTTCGTGACGGGAATTTCGACGCCGGGAATAGACCCAGGCTGGCCGGCTTTCGTTGACCTTGTGGCCCACTACGCCGTGCCCACCTTCGCGATGACCATCTTCGGTTGGGCGGGATACCAGATTGCGCAGCGGCAATACCTGCTGGACAACGTCAATGCCGACTTCGTGCGGACAGCCCGCGCCAAGGGCCTCACCCGCAACCAAGCAATCCGCAAACACGCGTTGCGGGTGTCCTTCATTCCGGTAGCGCAGAGCATCGCGTTCACCATCCCGGCCATCTTCACGGGCGGTTTCTTCGCCGAAGCGATCTTCGCGTGGCCCGGCATCGGGCTGTGGAGCATCCAGGCGATCGGCCTCCAGGACGTTAACGTCGCCACGGCAACCCTGGCCTACGGGTCGGTGATCTTCGCGATCGGCGCCATCCTGGCCGACTTCGCCACCACACTGGTCGATCCACGAGTGAGGGTCCAGTAA
- a CDS encoding TetR/AcrR family transcriptional regulator: MSFIPLRPDVPSESPHERRDAARNRERLLSAARELVDEFGAEALTMDALACKAKVGKGTVFRRFGSRAGLMMTLLSDSESEFQRGFMFGPPPLGPGAPPRDRLVAFGEGRIYFILENGDLWKAAGASTRNRFEAPPTALAHRHVEMLLREAGIPDPWVMAMALIAALDPDRIVNDVRVHGISPKRLTDSWGELVRRLVPSA; this comes from the coding sequence GTGAGCTTCATCCCACTCCGGCCCGACGTGCCTTCTGAATCGCCGCACGAACGGCGAGACGCCGCGCGCAACCGGGAGCGCCTGCTGAGCGCCGCACGCGAGCTGGTAGATGAGTTTGGCGCTGAAGCGCTCACCATGGATGCGCTGGCCTGCAAAGCCAAAGTGGGCAAAGGGACGGTGTTCCGGCGCTTCGGCAGCCGGGCCGGACTGATGATGACCTTGCTGAGCGACTCCGAATCCGAATTCCAGCGCGGCTTCATGTTCGGGCCGCCGCCGCTGGGCCCCGGCGCGCCGCCGCGGGACCGCCTGGTTGCCTTCGGTGAGGGTCGGATTTATTTCATTCTGGAGAACGGTGACCTGTGGAAGGCCGCGGGTGCTTCCACCCGGAACCGTTTCGAAGCTCCACCCACCGCCCTCGCGCACCGGCACGTGGAGATGCTGCTGCGGGAGGCGGGCATTCCCGATCCCTGGGTGATGGCGATGGCCTTGATTGCGGCCCTGGACCCTGACCGGATCGTCAATGACGTGCGTGTTCACGGCATCTCGCCCAAGCGGCTCACCGATTCCTGGGGTGAGCTGGTCCGCCGTCTCGTCCCGTCAGCCTGA
- a CDS encoding NAD(P)H-dependent oxidoreductase: protein MTKSTVLTLVGSLRADSHNKKLAEAIALNAPENVDVQIHGSLGNIPFYNEDIDVDGQVPAEAAALREAAANADTLLLVTPEHNGTVPASLKNAIDWLSRPFGAGALAGKPTAVVGTAFGQYGGVWAQDEARKAVGIAGAKVLEDVKLAVPGSMVRFAELHPKDDAEVVEQIKGIFEPLTAVQDDEAAAA from the coding sequence ATGACCAAGAGCACCGTCCTCACCCTCGTCGGCAGCCTCCGTGCTGATTCCCACAACAAGAAGCTCGCCGAGGCCATCGCGCTGAACGCTCCGGAGAACGTTGACGTCCAGATCCACGGCTCGCTGGGCAACATCCCGTTCTACAACGAGGACATCGACGTCGACGGCCAGGTTCCGGCCGAAGCCGCCGCCCTCCGCGAGGCTGCAGCCAATGCTGACACCCTCCTCCTGGTCACCCCCGAGCACAACGGCACCGTCCCCGCATCCCTCAAGAACGCCATCGACTGGCTGTCCCGCCCGTTCGGCGCCGGCGCTCTCGCAGGCAAGCCGACCGCCGTCGTCGGAACCGCTTTTGGCCAGTACGGCGGCGTCTGGGCGCAGGACGAAGCCCGCAAGGCCGTCGGCATCGCCGGCGCCAAGGTCCTCGAAGACGTCAAGCTCGCCGTGCCGGGATCCATGGTCCGCTTCGCCGAACTGCACCCGAAGGACGACGCCGAGGTCGTGGAACAGATCAAGGGCATCTTCGAGCCGCTGACCGCCGTTCAGGATGACGAAGCAGCCGCAGCCTAG